A window from Balearica regulorum gibbericeps isolate bBalReg1 chromosome 1, bBalReg1.pri, whole genome shotgun sequence encodes these proteins:
- the LOC142601810 gene encoding LOW QUALITY PROTEIN: urotensin-2 receptor-like (The sequence of the model RefSeq protein was modified relative to this genomic sequence to represent the inferred CDS: inserted 2 bases in 1 codon), whose amino-acid sequence MSAELLQFFPXVLRLDVSRTARGEGRGKERVSDSLTWSCLSYPKMSCDPSPISARPGEDPEGGSFSEESSGRGDGSSVLGEDSPVTGLLGAVLLVMCLTGMMGNIYTVVVASGRVAGRSAGSLAVYVINLALADLLYLSTIPFVVCTYFAHDWFFGDVGCRLLLSLDLLTMHASIFLLTAMSLERYWAVARPLRARRAGNAYRKMASTVLWLLSLLLTAPMMAMTQLREGGAPHKRICVPTWTLAAFRLYLTVLFATSVLVPGVVLGVVYARLARVYQSSVGGPGLPAVGRAPARRLFSRISTIVVAYWACFLPFWAWQLARLYWGEGLGIGPTTQAYLNFSVTCLAYGNSCVNPFLYTLLASSHRRRPSCSEMRTARPLAPSREATGGPMGGHGIPLAFRESVGESEG is encoded by the exons ATGTCTGCTGAACTCTTGCAATTCTTCCC CGTGTTAAGGCTAGACGTGTCCCGTACAGCGaggggggaaggcagagggaaagaacGGGTCTCTGACAGCCTGACTTGGTCTTGCTTGTCCTACCCAAAGATGTCTTGTGATCCTTCCCCCATCAGCGCAAGGCCTGGAGAGGATCCCGAGGGTGGCAGCTTCTCGGAGGAAAGCAGTGGCAGGGGTGATGGCAGTAGTGTCCTGGGAGAGGACAGCCCAGTCACTGGGCTGCTGGGTGCAGTGCTGCTGGTCATGTGCCTCACTGGGATGATGGGGAACATCTACACAGTGGTGGTGGCCTCtggcagggtggcaggccgCTCAGCGGGGTCCTTGGCGGTCTATGTGATCAATCTTGCTCTGGCTGACCTCCTGTACCTCTCCACCATCCCCTTTGTGGTCTGCACCTACTTCGCCCATGACTGGTTCTTCGGGGACGTGGGCTGCAGGCTTTTGCTCAGCCTGGACCTCCTCACCATGCATGCCAGCATCTTCCTCTTGACCGCCATGAGCCTGGAGAGGTACTGGGCAGTGGCCAGGCCGCTGCGGGCCAGGCGAGCCGGCAACGCTTACCGCAAGATGGCCAGCACCGTCCTCTGGCTCCTCTCACTCCTGCTTACGGCCCCCATGATGGCAATGACCCAGCTGCGGGAGGGGGGCGCCCCCCACAAGCGCATCTGCGTCCCCACCTGGACATTGGCGGCCTTCCGGCTCTACCTGACGGTGCTCTTCGCCACCAGTGTCCTGGTGCCTGGCGTGGTGCTTGGTGTTGTCTACGCCCGCCTGGCCCGGGTGTACCAGTCCTCCGTGGGGGGCCCGGGGCTACCGGCAGTTGGCCGGGCCCCTGCCCGGCGGCTCTTCTCCAGGATCTCCACCATAGTGGTGGCCTACTGGGCCTGCTTCCTCCCCTTCTGGGCCTGGCAGCTGGCCAGGCTGTACTGGGGCGAGGGGCTGGGCATCGGCCCCACCACCCAGGCCTACCTCAACTTCAGCGTCACCTGCCTGGCCTATGGCAACAGCTGTGTCAACCCCTTCCTCTACACTCTGCTCGCCAGCAGCCACCGCCGGCGCCCCAGCTGCAGTGAGATGCGGACGGCACGGCCCCTGGCACCCTCCCGGGAAGCCACAGGGGGCCCAATGGGAGGCCATGGCATCCCCCTGGCTTTCAGGGAGTCCGTGGGGGAAAGCGAGGGGTGA